The window GCTGGCCGTCGTGGGAATACCACGAGCCCGATTTCTCCACCACGCCGGCCTTGACGCCCAGATCGATGAGCTCACCCAACTTGGAGATGCCCTCGCCATACATGATGTCGAACTCGACGACGCGGAAGGGCGGCGCCACCTTGTTCTTGACCACCTTGACCCGGGTCTGGTTGCCCACCACCTCGTCGCGGTCCTTGATGGCGCCGATGCGGCGGATATCGAGGCGCACCGAGGCATAGAACTTCAAGGCATTGCCGCCCGAGGTGGTTTCGGGACTGCCGAACATGACGCCGATCTTCATGCGGATCTGGTTGATGAAGATGACCATGCAATTGGAACGCGCGATCGACGAGGTCAGCTTGCGCAGCGCCTGGCTCATGAGCCGGGCCTGCAGGCCGACGTGGGTGTCGCCCATCTCGCCTTCCAGTTCGGCCTGGGGCACCAGGGCCGCCACCGAATCGATGACCAGTACGTCGACGGCGCCCGAACGCACCAGGGTATCGGTGATCTCCAGCGCCTGTTCGCCGGTGTCGGGCTGCGAGATCAAAAGCTCCTCGATATCGACGCCCAGCTTGGCCGCATAGCCCGCATCGAGGGCGTGCTCGGCGTCGACGAAAGCCGCGGTGCCGCCAGCCTTCTGGGCCTCGGCCACGGTGTGCAGCGCCAGCGTCGTCTTGCCCGAGCTTTCGGGGCCGTAGATCTCGACCACCCGGCCCTTGGGCAGGCCGCCGATGCCCAACGCGATATCGAGCCCCAGCGAGCCGGACGAGATGGCCTCGATCT is drawn from Alphaproteobacteria bacterium and contains these coding sequences:
- the recA gene encoding recombinase RecA, which translates into the protein MADTALRLVEKEGMDRNKALEAALGQIERAFGKGSVMKLGQRQQVLEIEAISSGSLGLDIALGIGGLPKGRVVEIYGPESSGKTTLALHTVAEAQKAGGTAAFVDAEHALDAGYAAKLGVDIEELLISQPDTGEQALEITDTLVRSGAVDVLVIDSVAALVPQAELEGEMGDTHVGLQARLMSQALRKLTSSIARSNCMVIFINQIRMKIGVMFGSPETTSGGNALKFYASVRLDIRRIGAIKDRDEVVGNQTRVKVVKNKVAPPFRVVEFDIMYGEGISKLGELIDLGVKAGVVEKSGSWYSHDGQRIGQGRENTKQFLRETPEVAQAIEREVRRDAGLIADAIAAESLGQAQDDAEEESAEVAEGA